A DNA window from Pseudomonas sp. B21-056 contains the following coding sequences:
- the recC gene encoding exodeoxyribonuclease V subunit gamma — translation MPDATSLSPAFMVIHGNRLDELRSLVISLMRRYPLAPLENEIALVQSNGIAQWLKLALAEDPEDDDTGGCGIAAAIDVQLPGSFMWQLYRTVLGRDEIPAKSLLDKAPLTWRLMRLLPQLIEQPHFEPLRRFLTHDTDLRKRYQLSERLADLFDQYQVYRADWLEDWAEGRHQTRNVRGEIKALAPANCWQAELWRALLVDVGEEGMAQSRAGVHQRYIELINSLETAPKGLPARVIVFGISSLPAQALEALAGLSRFSQVLLCVHNPCRHHWADIVADKDLLRHQYKRQARKVGMPVILDPQSLHQHAHPLLAAWGKQGRDYINLLDSYDDPNRYRSVFRDGRIDLFSDGNPTTLLSQLQDDILELRPLGETRERWPAVDTERDGSIRFHVAHSAQREVEILHDQLLAHFSADPTLRPRDIIVMVPDIDSYAPHIRAVFGQLDRTDPRFIPFTLTDQGQRGRDPLLIAVEHLLKLPDSRFPVSEILDLLDVPALRKRFGIDEADLPTLHRWIEGAGIRWGMNAEHRAGLGLPAELEQNSWRFGLRRMLLGYAVGSSDAYDGIEPYDEIGGLDAALIGPLAALLDALEIAHQSLTEPAPPQAWGSRLRDLMQLFFLAGSEHDDYLLAQLEDLRETWLETCESVGLHDELPLTVVREAWLAGLDQGRLSQRFLAGAVNFCTLMPMRAIPFNLVCLLGMNDGDYPRAQPPLDFDLMGSDYRPGDRSRREDDRYLLLEALLSAREKLYISWVGRSIRDNSERPASVLIGQLRDHLASGWRLADDGKDLLEALTQEHPLQPFSARYFLQGNELFSYASEWRMLHANHDFAGSAQVLEPYVQEEPLSLGQLQDFLRNPVRHFFSQRLKVFFEAIEAPLADDEPFVLDALQRYSLSDSLLEAALVRLDQPDLALAAHAKRLQNSGLLPMAGFGEHMQRELIEPLPGLLQRYQQLLALWPTPLTSAVPVSPQLHGVSVEGWLSGLHQRADGAVLAITAIPNSIGSVRTRKWHRLIRPWVNHLVACTSGLSMTTALVASDDSLLLAPFEEPVARRLLSDLLQAWQSGMRQPLPVAVKTAFAWLGQTDPDKAAAAARKAYEGDGLTSEGERRESPALARQFADFDALAADETFPDWCDALYRPLFDAPWRSAIGEEAQ, via the coding sequence ATGCCGGACGCAACGTCCCTCAGCCCAGCCTTCATGGTGATTCATGGCAATCGCCTCGATGAGCTGCGCAGCCTGGTAATCAGCTTGATGCGACGTTATCCGCTGGCCCCGCTTGAGAATGAAATTGCACTTGTACAGAGCAACGGTATTGCCCAGTGGCTTAAGCTGGCACTGGCTGAAGATCCGGAAGACGACGATACGGGAGGCTGCGGCATTGCGGCTGCCATTGATGTACAACTGCCCGGCAGCTTCATGTGGCAACTCTATCGAACAGTCCTGGGGCGTGACGAGATTCCGGCCAAGTCCCTGCTGGATAAAGCCCCCCTCACCTGGCGACTGATGCGTCTCCTGCCGCAGTTGATCGAGCAACCTCATTTCGAGCCTTTGCGACGGTTCCTCACCCACGATACTGATCTACGCAAGCGCTATCAGTTGTCCGAACGCCTTGCCGATCTGTTTGACCAATATCAGGTATACCGGGCCGACTGGCTGGAAGACTGGGCAGAGGGCCGGCACCAGACGAGAAATGTCCGGGGCGAGATCAAGGCGCTTGCGCCGGCAAATTGCTGGCAAGCCGAACTGTGGCGAGCCTTGCTGGTGGATGTGGGAGAGGAAGGCATGGCTCAAAGCCGTGCGGGCGTCCATCAACGGTACATCGAACTTATCAACAGCCTGGAGACGGCTCCGAAAGGTCTTCCTGCACGGGTGATCGTGTTTGGTATTTCCTCGCTACCGGCCCAGGCGCTGGAGGCGCTGGCCGGTCTGTCGCGGTTTAGCCAGGTTCTACTGTGTGTGCATAACCCATGTCGTCATCATTGGGCGGACATCGTGGCCGACAAGGATCTGCTGCGCCATCAGTACAAACGTCAGGCACGCAAGGTCGGCATGCCCGTCATCCTCGATCCGCAATCCCTGCATCAGCATGCTCATCCGTTACTGGCGGCGTGGGGCAAGCAGGGACGCGACTATATCAACCTGCTCGACAGCTACGATGATCCCAATCGCTATCGTTCGGTGTTTCGCGATGGACGCATCGACCTGTTCAGTGACGGCAATCCCACGACCCTGCTCAGTCAGTTGCAGGATGACATTCTGGAGCTGCGCCCCCTGGGTGAGACCCGAGAGCGCTGGCCTGCCGTCGATACGGAGCGAGACGGGTCGATCCGTTTCCATGTTGCCCACAGCGCCCAGCGCGAAGTCGAAATCCTGCATGACCAGTTATTGGCCCATTTCAGTGCGGACCCGACACTGCGTCCTCGGGATATCATCGTCATGGTCCCGGACATCGACAGTTATGCCCCGCATATCCGTGCCGTGTTCGGTCAGCTTGACAGGACTGATCCCCGCTTCATTCCCTTCACCCTGACCGATCAGGGCCAGCGTGGCCGGGATCCATTGCTGATTGCCGTCGAACACCTGTTGAAGCTGCCCGATAGCCGCTTCCCCGTCAGCGAAATCCTCGACTTGTTGGATGTCCCGGCGCTGCGCAAGCGATTCGGCATTGATGAGGCCGACTTGCCGACATTGCACCGCTGGATCGAAGGTGCCGGTATCCGTTGGGGCATGAACGCCGAACATCGCGCCGGGCTCGGGCTGCCCGCTGAGCTTGAGCAGAACAGCTGGCGGTTTGGTCTGCGCCGCATGCTGTTGGGATATGCCGTCGGCAGTTCGGACGCCTATGACGGCATTGAGCCCTATGACGAAATCGGTGGCCTTGACGCGGCGTTGATCGGGCCCCTGGCGGCTTTACTGGATGCGCTGGAAATCGCCCACCAGTCGCTCACCGAGCCTGCACCTCCACAGGCGTGGGGATCGCGTCTACGTGACTTGATGCAATTGTTTTTCCTGGCGGGCAGTGAACATGACGACTATCTGCTGGCCCAGCTCGAAGACCTGCGCGAGACCTGGCTGGAAACCTGCGAGTCGGTTGGGCTGCACGATGAGTTGCCGCTGACGGTGGTACGCGAGGCTTGGCTGGCAGGGCTGGATCAAGGTCGGTTGTCCCAGCGCTTTCTCGCTGGAGCAGTCAATTTCTGTACCTTGATGCCGATGCGTGCGATTCCCTTCAATCTGGTATGCCTGCTGGGGATGAACGACGGTGATTACCCGAGAGCCCAGCCGCCATTGGATTTCGATCTCATGGGCAGCGACTATCGTCCGGGTGATCGCTCCCGGCGTGAGGATGATCGTTATCTGCTATTGGAGGCGCTGCTGTCGGCCCGGGAAAAGCTCTATATCAGTTGGGTGGGGCGCAGTATCCGCGATAACAGCGAGCGACCCGCATCGGTGTTGATCGGCCAGTTGCGCGATCATCTGGCCAGTGGCTGGCGACTGGCGGACGACGGCAAGGACCTTCTCGAGGCGCTGACCCAGGAGCATCCCCTGCAACCGTTCAGTGCCCGTTATTTCCTCCAGGGTAATGAGTTGTTCAGTTACGCCAGCGAGTGGCGAATGCTTCACGCTAATCATGACTTTGCGGGCAGTGCCCAGGTGCTGGAGCCATACGTTCAGGAAGAGCCCTTGAGCCTCGGGCAGTTGCAGGACTTCCTGCGCAACCCCGTCCGCCACTTTTTCAGCCAGCGACTCAAGGTGTTCTTCGAGGCGATCGAAGCCCCGCTGGCCGATGACGAGCCCTTCGTCCTCGATGCCCTTCAGCGCTACAGCCTGAGCGACAGTTTGCTGGAAGCCGCCCTGGTACGCTTGGACCAGCCGGATCTTGCCCTGGCGGCCCATGCCAAGCGACTGCAGAACAGCGGCCTGCTACCCATGGCGGGTTTCGGCGAGCACATGCAACGCGAGCTGATCGAGCCCTTGCCTGGTCTGCTCCAGCGTTATCAGCAACTGCTGGCGTTATGGCCCACTCCGTTGACCAGCGCCGTGCCTGTCAGCCCTCAATTGCACGGTGTGAGTGTCGAAGGATGGCTCAGTGGCCTGCACCAGCGCGCCGACGGCGCGGTCCTCGCCATCACCGCCATACCCAACAGCATCGGCTCCGTCAGGACCCGTAAGTGGCACCGCCTGATACGTCCCTGGGTCAATCATCTCGTGGCGTGCACCAGCGGCCTGTCGATGACCACTGCATTGGTGGCCAGTGATGACAGCTTGCTGTTGGCGCCGTTTGAGGAACCTGTGGCGCGAAGACTGCTCAGTGACCTGTTGCAGGCCTGGCAGTCAGGCATGCGCCAGCCGCTGCCGGTCGCGGTGAAAACCGCCTTTGCCTGGCTCGGCCAGACGGATCCGGATAAAGCCGCTGCGGCGGCCCGCAAAGCCTACGAAGGCGATGGGTTGACCTCTGAAGGCGAGCGACGGGAGAGTCCAGCGCTGGCCCGGCAGTTTGCCGACTTCGATGCCCTGGCGGCGGACGAGACATTCCCTGACTGGTGCGATGCGCTTTATCGGCCGCTGTTCGACGCTCCATGGCGTTCAGCAATTGGCGAGGAGGCGCAATGA
- the recB gene encoding exodeoxyribonuclease V subunit beta: MSRQPPLALAFPLRGSQLIEASAGTGKTFTISALYLRLVLGHGGSATGFGRELLPPQILVVTFTDAATKELRERIRTRLAEAARFFREEIPAPDSLIVQLRDEFDEAQWPGCANRLDIAAQWMDEAAVSTIHSWCQRMLREHAFDSGSLFTQTLETDHSELLGEVLRDYWRLFCYSMQGEALSWVRTHWGGPAALLPRVRGLFSSERDSGDGLEPAELIAASLQERSAALLDLKAPWRQWAVELLEICQQGVASKSVDGRKMQARYFEPWFQKISAWVDDESLELLDIGTGFTRLTPDGMAEAWKGDVPSHPGLEAMSSLKASLEALPTPDAAVLQHAAQWVGARFEAEKRRRAEMGFDDMLLRLDAALLAEGGERLASLIREQFPVALIDEFQDTDPVQYRIFESIYRIEDNNPETGLFLIGDPKQAIYAFRGADIHTYLRAREATAGRLHTLGTNFRSSHAMVGAVNHIFQNAESRPNGRGAFLFREASDRNPVPFLPVDAQGRKESLQIEGQLLAALNIWHLPSGQPLSGAVYRQQMAAACASEITALLNGGQSGRDGFIEDGKALRGLLPADIAILVRDGKEAQAVRDELSVRGVRSVYLSDKDSVFASQEARDLLIWLRACAEPDVERPLRAALASITLNLPLTELERLNQDELAWEARVMQFRGYRAVWRTQGVLPMLRRLLHDFELPQALMVRNDGERVLTNLLHLSELLQQAAGELDGEQALIRHLSEHLALSGQAGEEQILRLESDEQLVKVVTIHKSKGLEYPLVFLPFICSTKPVDGSRLPLHYHDEAGKAQISLRPSAELIAKADDERLAEDLRLLYVALTRAQHACWLGVADLKRGNNSSSILHLSALGYLLGGGMPLPDSVHLRRWLEDLQQGSAAVSCQEMPQATDERYHPPRNEAVLLEPLRPVRKASENWWIASYSALRIGETLSAGSDTAPEDPLAQKLFDDERLDPDAPREVVAIGGDIHRFPRGPNPGTFLHGLLEWIAGEGFVVAPAAIEDAIARRCNRRGWKGWIPTLTDWLQHLIAMPLRIGNDQPPVVLEHLSRFQVEMEFWFASHKVDVLKLDELVCRFTHGGVARIAAEPVLLNGMFKGFIDLTFEHEGRYYVADYKSNWLGSDDTAYTPQAMEQSILENRYDLQYVLYLLALHRQLKARLLDYDYDRHVGGALYLFLRGTRAASQGVYFTRPARALIEQLDRLFQGAPEPKAEPAWVQGELL; encoded by the coding sequence ATGAGTCGGCAGCCCCCCCTGGCCCTGGCTTTTCCCCTGCGTGGGAGCCAATTGATCGAGGCCAGCGCGGGTACAGGCAAGACCTTTACCATTTCGGCGCTGTACCTGCGACTGGTGCTGGGGCATGGCGGTTCGGCGACCGGGTTTGGTCGCGAACTGCTTCCTCCACAGATCCTGGTGGTGACCTTCACGGACGCCGCCACCAAGGAGCTGCGCGAACGTATCCGCACGCGCCTGGCCGAAGCGGCGCGCTTCTTTCGTGAAGAAATTCCGGCCCCGGACTCGCTGATCGTTCAACTGCGTGATGAGTTCGACGAGGCGCAATGGCCCGGGTGCGCCAATCGCCTGGACATTGCCGCGCAATGGATGGACGAGGCAGCAGTTTCGACCATTCATAGCTGGTGCCAGCGCATGTTGCGTGAGCACGCCTTCGACAGCGGCAGCCTGTTTACCCAAACCCTGGAAACCGATCACAGCGAATTGCTCGGCGAGGTGTTGCGCGACTATTGGCGCCTGTTCTGTTACTCGATGCAGGGGGAGGCGCTAAGTTGGGTGCGAACCCATTGGGGAGGACCTGCTGCCCTGTTGCCGCGGGTGAGGGGGCTGTTTTCCAGCGAGCGTGACAGCGGTGACGGGCTTGAGCCTGCCGAACTCATCGCGGCATCGCTGCAGGAGCGCAGTGCCGCCCTGCTCGACCTCAAGGCGCCATGGCGGCAATGGGCAGTGGAACTGCTGGAGATCTGCCAGCAAGGCGTCGCCAGCAAGAGCGTCGACGGGCGCAAGATGCAGGCTCGCTACTTCGAGCCCTGGTTCCAGAAAATCTCCGCCTGGGTGGATGACGAAAGCCTCGAACTGCTGGATATCGGTACCGGGTTCACGCGGCTGACGCCCGATGGCATGGCCGAGGCCTGGAAGGGCGACGTGCCCAGCCACCCCGGGCTGGAGGCCATGTCCAGCCTCAAGGCCAGCCTGGAGGCCTTACCCACCCCGGATGCAGCGGTATTGCAGCATGCGGCCCAATGGGTGGGGGCGCGCTTTGAGGCAGAGAAGCGTCGACGTGCGGAGATGGGTTTCGACGACATGTTGCTACGGTTGGACGCGGCTCTGCTGGCCGAAGGCGGGGAGCGTCTGGCGAGCCTGATCCGCGAGCAGTTTCCGGTCGCGCTGATCGATGAGTTCCAGGACACTGACCCGGTTCAATACCGGATCTTCGAAAGCATCTACCGCATTGAAGACAACAACCCTGAGACAGGGCTGTTCCTGATCGGTGATCCGAAACAGGCCATCTATGCGTTTCGTGGCGCCGATATCCATACCTACCTGCGGGCCCGTGAGGCTACCGCCGGCAGGCTGCATACCCTGGGAACGAACTTCCGCTCCAGCCACGCCATGGTGGGCGCGGTAAACCATATTTTTCAGAATGCCGAATCCCGTCCGAACGGACGCGGGGCTTTTCTGTTTCGTGAAGCATCGGACAGAAACCCGGTGCCGTTTCTGCCCGTTGACGCCCAAGGCCGCAAGGAGTCCTTGCAGATTGAGGGGCAACTCCTTGCCGCGTTGAACATCTGGCATCTGCCATCGGGCCAGCCGCTCTCCGGTGCGGTCTATCGACAGCAAATGGCGGCCGCCTGCGCCAGTGAAATCACCGCGCTGCTCAACGGTGGCCAGTCGGGGCGCGACGGTTTTATCGAGGATGGAAAAGCGCTGCGTGGGCTGTTGCCGGCGGATATCGCGATTCTGGTGCGGGACGGTAAAGAAGCGCAGGCCGTGCGGGACGAGTTGTCTGTGCGGGGCGTGCGCAGTGTCTACTTGTCCGATAAGGATTCGGTCTTTGCCTCGCAGGAAGCGCGCGACCTGCTGATCTGGCTCAGGGCCTGTGCCGAGCCGGATGTTGAGCGGCCGCTACGCGCTGCGCTGGCGAGCATCACCTTGAATCTGCCGCTTACGGAGTTGGAGCGACTCAATCAGGATGAGTTGGCCTGGGAAGCCCGGGTCATGCAGTTCCGTGGTTACCGTGCGGTCTGGCGGACTCAAGGCGTGCTGCCCATGTTGCGGCGCCTGCTACATGATTTCGAACTGCCCCAGGCCTTGATGGTGCGCAATGATGGTGAGCGGGTGCTGACCAACCTGTTGCACCTCAGCGAACTCCTGCAACAGGCTGCCGGTGAGCTGGATGGTGAGCAGGCCCTGATTCGACACCTGTCGGAGCACCTGGCCTTGTCCGGCCAGGCCGGAGAAGAGCAGATCCTGCGCCTGGAAAGCGATGAGCAGTTGGTCAAGGTGGTGACGATTCACAAGTCCAAGGGGCTTGAGTATCCGTTGGTGTTCCTGCCGTTCATCTGTTCGACGAAGCCGGTGGATGGCAGCCGGTTGCCCCTGCATTACCACGATGAGGCCGGCAAGGCGCAGATCAGCCTGAGGCCTTCTGCCGAACTGATCGCCAAGGCTGATGACGAGCGGCTGGCCGAGGACCTGCGGCTTCTCTACGTGGCGCTGACCCGCGCCCAGCATGCGTGTTGGCTGGGTGTCGCCGATCTCAAGCGGGGTAATAACAGCAGCTCGATCCTGCACTTGTCTGCGCTGGGTTATCTGTTGGGCGGCGGGATGCCGTTGCCCGATTCGGTGCATCTGCGGCGCTGGCTGGAAGACCTGCAACAAGGCAGTGCTGCAGTGAGCTGTCAGGAGATGCCTCAGGCCACCGACGAACGCTACCATCCCCCGCGCAACGAAGCCGTGCTGCTCGAACCCTTGAGGCCGGTCCGCAAAGCCAGTGAAAACTGGTGGATTGCTTCCTATAGCGCCTTGCGCATCGGCGAGACCCTGAGTGCAGGCAGCGACACGGCGCCGGAAGATCCCCTGGCGCAGAAACTGTTCGACGATGAGCGACTTGATCCTGATGCGCCCAGGGAAGTTGTCGCCATTGGGGGGGATATTCACCGCTTCCCTCGCGGCCCCAATCCCGGCACTTTCCTTCACGGTCTCCTGGAATGGATCGCCGGCGAAGGGTTTGTCGTCGCGCCAGCAGCCATCGAGGATGCCATTGCCCGGCGTTGCAATCGTCGAGGCTGGAAAGGCTGGATCCCGACGCTTACCGACTGGTTGCAGCACTTGATAGCAATGCCCTTGCGGATCGGCAACGATCAGCCGCCGGTGGTGCTTGAGCATCTGTCCCGGTTCCAGGTGGAGATGGAGTTCTGGTTTGCCAGCCATAAGGTCGATGTGCTCAAGCTCGATGAGCTGGTCTGCCGATTCACCCATGGCGGTGTGGCCCGCATCGCTGCGGAGCCGGTGCTGCTCAACGGCATGTTCAAAGGCTTCATCGACCTGACGTTCGAGCATGAGGGGCGATACTACGTGGCGGATTACAAATCCAATTGGCTGGGGAGCGATGACACGGCGTACACCCCTCAGGCCATGGAGCAGTCGATCCTCGAAAATCGCTACGATCTGCAATATGTGCTGTATCTGTTGGCGCTGCATCGCCAGCTCAAGGCGCGCCTGCTCGACTATGACTACGACCGACATGTCGGCGGTGCGTTGTACCTGTTTCTTCGTGGCACCCGCGCGGCCAGCCAGGGCGTCTATTTCACCAGGCCTGCACGCGCGCTGATCGAACAACTGGATCGCCTTTTCCAGGGGGCGCCCGAACCCAAGGCCGAGCCGGCATGGGTACAGGGGGAGTTGCTATGA
- the recD gene encoding exodeoxyribonuclease V subunit alpha, producing MSRTFVDLLPKSSDDESLIELAPLSRADDLLLLLTRWVERGWLRALDKAFVAFLHELAPDDDPLVLLAAALASHQLGHGHVCLDLFETLKEPDFALSLPPEGDLQTGVMLLPSQILRTLEGAHWCKTLASSRLVALAADEREEALQRPLVLSGKRLYLRRYWTYERRIDEALRQRLAEQEAAPADLGERLLGLFGPATPAGPIDWQKLACALATRGAFSIVTGGPGTGKTTTVVRLLALLQAPAVEVGKPLRIRLAAPTGKAAARLTESISQQVRTLDVPDAVRERIPCDVTTVHRLLGSRPGTRHFRHHGGNRLPLDVLVIDEASMIDLEMMANLLDALPPHARLVLLGDKDQLASVEAGAVLADLCRDAEEGWYNARTRAWLESVSGEDLAGGDLQQDLDGTHPLAQQVVMLRHSRRFGEGSGIGQLARWVNQQQPEKARQLLLGRQHADLFSLALKGEHDGALERLLLEGHAEGPQGYRHYLSLLQQRRPAASRPLEDACWVDWAREVLSAFDAFQLLCAVRKGPWGVEGLNQRVTAALLKARLIDSDHQWYEGRPVLMTRNDYGLGLMNGDIGIALKLPERDGPDAGRQVLRVAFPRNDGQGGVRFVLPSRLNDVETVYAMTVHKSQGSEFTHTALILPDALNPVLTKELVYTAITRAKQWFSLIEPRPGIFEEAVRRKVKRLSGLMLDLEPRN from the coding sequence ATGAGCCGGACGTTTGTCGATCTGTTGCCCAAATCGTCCGACGACGAAAGCCTGATCGAGCTGGCGCCTTTGAGCCGTGCAGATGATCTGCTGCTGTTGCTGACGCGCTGGGTCGAGCGTGGTTGGTTGCGTGCCCTGGACAAAGCCTTTGTCGCGTTCCTTCATGAGCTGGCGCCCGACGACGATCCATTGGTGCTGCTCGCTGCGGCGCTTGCCAGCCATCAGTTGGGCCATGGACATGTCTGCCTGGACCTGTTCGAAACGCTCAAGGAGCCGGATTTTGCCTTGTCGCTTCCCCCCGAGGGAGATCTGCAAACCGGTGTGATGCTGTTGCCATCGCAGATACTGCGGACCCTGGAGGGGGCTCATTGGTGCAAGACCCTGGCGTCCAGCCGTCTGGTGGCCTTGGCTGCAGACGAGCGGGAAGAGGCGCTGCAACGCCCGTTGGTGCTGTCCGGTAAGCGTCTTTATCTAAGGCGCTATTGGACCTATGAGCGGCGGATCGATGAGGCGTTGCGTCAACGGCTGGCCGAACAGGAAGCCGCCCCCGCTGATCTGGGCGAACGCCTGCTAGGGCTGTTCGGGCCGGCCACGCCCGCAGGTCCGATCGACTGGCAGAAACTGGCCTGCGCGTTGGCGACCCGGGGCGCCTTCAGCATCGTGACCGGCGGCCCGGGCACCGGCAAGACCACCACCGTCGTGCGTTTGCTGGCGTTGCTTCAGGCACCTGCCGTCGAGGTCGGAAAGCCGCTGCGGATTCGCCTGGCAGCGCCTACCGGCAAGGCGGCGGCGCGCCTGACCGAATCCATCAGCCAGCAGGTCCGGACCCTGGATGTGCCCGATGCCGTGCGCGAGCGGATTCCTTGCGACGTGACCACTGTCCATCGCTTGTTGGGCAGTCGGCCTGGAACCCGGCATTTTCGGCACCATGGGGGTAATCGGTTGCCGCTGGACGTGCTGGTGATCGATGAAGCGTCCATGATCGATCTGGAGATGATGGCCAATCTGCTGGATGCGCTGCCGCCCCATGCGCGGTTGGTGCTGCTCGGGGACAAGGATCAGCTGGCCTCGGTGGAAGCCGGTGCGGTGCTGGCGGATTTGTGCCGGGACGCCGAGGAGGGCTGGTACAACGCCCGAACCCGGGCCTGGCTTGAGTCGGTCAGCGGCGAAGACCTGGCGGGCGGTGATTTGCAGCAAGACCTTGATGGCACTCATCCGTTGGCGCAGCAAGTGGTCATGCTCAGGCACTCCCGTCGTTTCGGCGAGGGCAGTGGCATTGGCCAACTGGCCCGTTGGGTCAACCAGCAGCAGCCGGAAAAGGCTCGCCAACTATTGCTGGGCAGGCAACATGCCGACCTGTTTTCCCTGGCGTTGAAGGGCGAGCATGATGGCGCGCTGGAGCGCCTGCTGCTTGAAGGCCATGCAGAAGGGCCCCAGGGTTATCGGCATTACCTGAGTCTGTTACAGCAACGACGTCCGGCAGCTTCCCGTCCATTGGAGGATGCCTGCTGGGTCGATTGGGCCCGGGAGGTCCTCTCTGCGTTCGATGCTTTCCAACTGCTCTGTGCTGTGCGTAAAGGCCCGTGGGGTGTCGAAGGGCTGAACCAGAGAGTCACTGCCGCGTTGCTCAAGGCTCGTCTCATCGACAGCGATCACCAGTGGTACGAGGGCCGTCCGGTCTTGATGACCCGCAACGACTACGGCCTGGGGTTGATGAATGGCGACATCGGGATTGCCCTTAAATTGCCCGAGCGTGATGGGCCGGATGCGGGCAGGCAGGTGCTGCGCGTTGCATTCCCTCGCAACGACGGGCAGGGCGGTGTGCGCTTCGTCCTGCCCAGTCGCTTGAATGATGTGGAAACCGTGTACGCCATGACCGTGCATAAATCCCAGGGCTCGGAATTCACCCATACGGCGCTGATTCTTCCGGATGCGCTAAACCCCGTACTGACCAAGGAACTGGTGTACACAGCCATTACCCGGGCCAAGCAGTGGTTCAGCCTGATCGAGCCACGGCCTGGAATCTTCGAGGAAGCGGTTCGGCGCAAGGTCAAGCGCCTGAGCGGGCTGATGCTGGATCTGGAGCCGCGGAACTGA
- a CDS encoding YfiR family protein produces the protein MGVAVRGALRSKDWWHYLLASFLCLLSPVLVAENQDPMSHAQLRAEAVTQVVLGILSYARWPVEPTQLQLCIVGPTQYTDDLVKGTTQATGRTVNVRRLLADYPGIADECNAVYVGRLTADEHTQLFASLIGKPVLSISEGGDQCTVGSLFCLRVGDEQVAFEVNLDSVARSGVRIHPSVLQLSRRRSPAS, from the coding sequence ATGGGTGTGGCTGTTCGGGGAGCACTGCGCAGCAAGGACTGGTGGCACTATCTGCTTGCCAGTTTTTTGTGCTTGCTGTCGCCTGTCCTGGTTGCCGAAAACCAGGACCCCATGAGTCACGCGCAACTGCGGGCCGAGGCAGTGACCCAGGTCGTATTGGGCATTCTCAGCTATGCCCGCTGGCCCGTAGAGCCAACCCAACTGCAGCTTTGCATTGTCGGGCCGACCCAGTACACCGACGATCTGGTCAAGGGCACCACCCAAGCCACTGGCCGAACGGTGAATGTGCGGCGCTTGCTGGCGGATTACCCCGGCATCGCTGATGAATGCAACGCGGTCTATGTCGGCCGACTGACTGCCGATGAGCACACCCAACTGTTTGCGTCCTTGATCGGCAAACCGGTACTGAGCATCAGCGAAGGCGGTGACCAGTGCACCGTGGGTAGCCTGTTCTGTTTGCGGGTTGGCGATGAGCAGGTGGCGTTCGAGGTCAACCTGGATTCAGTCGCGCGCAGTGGCGTACGCATCCACCCGAGTGTCCTGCAGCTTTCACGTCGCAGGTCACCGGCCTCATGA
- a CDS encoding diguanylate cyclase domain-containing protein: protein MSLSASRIRPTLGSVIGRGHLIVALVAVAMASVSLTLLGVLALRVYADHNLHLIARSINYTVEAAVVFDDSVAATEALALIATTEEVADAQVFNGHGRLLAHWQRPETGLLSELEMHIAKAFLEKPISVPILHQGQVIGSVHLAGHGGSLFRFLLSGLAGIILCTAVSAWVALYLARRQLQAITGPLRSLADVAHAARSERALDRRVPPAAIAELDNLGNDFNALLAELESWQTHLQSENETLAHQASHDSLTGLPNRAFFEGRLIRALRNASKLDEQVAVLYLDSDRFKGINDNFGHAAGDAVLTAVATRVRAQLREDDLVARLGGDEFAVLLAPLHKIEDAERIAEKIIASMEMPIQLPGNASVLTSLSVGIAVYPDHGATPGALLHAADAAMYQAKRLARGGQHSTGTEHPVT from the coding sequence ATGAGCCTGTCAGCCTCGCGCATCCGTCCCACTTTGGGCTCGGTCATCGGTCGCGGTCATCTGATCGTCGCGCTGGTGGCGGTGGCCATGGCCAGTGTTTCCCTGACTTTGCTGGGCGTGCTTGCGCTACGGGTTTATGCCGATCACAACCTGCACCTGATCGCACGGTCGATCAATTACACGGTGGAAGCGGCCGTGGTGTTCGATGACTCGGTGGCGGCCACCGAAGCGTTGGCGTTGATTGCCACCACCGAGGAGGTCGCCGATGCCCAGGTGTTCAATGGGCACGGCCGTCTGTTGGCGCACTGGCAACGGCCGGAAACCGGTCTGTTGTCCGAACTGGAGATGCACATCGCCAAGGCATTCCTGGAAAAACCCATCAGCGTGCCGATCCTTCATCAGGGGCAGGTCATCGGCAGCGTCCACTTGGCAGGGCATGGTGGCAGCCTGTTTCGCTTTTTGCTCAGCGGCCTGGCGGGAATTATCCTGTGCACGGCGGTGAGTGCCTGGGTGGCGCTGTATCTGGCCCGGCGCCAGTTACAGGCGATCACCGGTCCCCTGCGCAGCCTGGCGGACGTGGCCCACGCGGCACGCAGTGAGCGCGCCCTGGACCGACGCGTGCCGCCGGCTGCCATTGCCGAGTTGGATAACCTGGGCAACGACTTCAATGCGCTGCTCGCCGAGCTCGAATCCTGGCAGACCCACCTGCAAAGCGAGAACGAAACCCTCGCTCATCAGGCCAGCCACGACAGCCTGACCGGACTGCCGAACCGGGCATTTTTCGAAGGCCGGCTGATTCGTGCCCTGCGCAACGCGAGCAAACTCGATGAACAGGTAGCCGTACTGTATCTGGACAGCGATCGGTTCAAGGGCATCAATGACAACTTCGGTCACGCTGCCGGCGATGCGGTGCTGACGGCGGTGGCGACCCGGGTCCGTGCCCAGCTCCGAGAGGATGACCTGGTGGCGCGCCTTGGGGGGGACGAGTTCGCGGTGTTGCTTGCACCGTTGCACAAGATCGAGGACGCCGAACGGATCGCCGAAAAGATCATCGCCAGCATGGAAATGCCGATTCAATTACCCGGTAATGCCTCGGTGCTGACTTCACTCAGTGTCGGCATTGCGGTTTACCCCGATCATGGCGCCACTCCGGGCGCTTTGCTGCATGCCGCCGACGCCGCGATGTACCAGGCCAAGCGCCTCGCCCGAGGCGGCCAACATTCGACGGGGACGGAGCACCCCGTTACTTAA